From one Mesoplodon densirostris isolate mMesDen1 chromosome 19, mMesDen1 primary haplotype, whole genome shotgun sequence genomic stretch:
- the LOC132480033 gene encoding metallothionein-1E, whose protein sequence is MDPNCSCPTGGSCSCAGSCTCKACRCTSCKKSCCSCCPVGCAKCAQGCVCKGASDKCSCCA, encoded by the exons AACTGCTCCTGCCCCACTG GCGGCTCCTGCAGCTGCGCTGGCTCCTGCACCTGCAAGGCCTGCAGATGCACCTCCTGCAAGAAGA gctgctgctcctgctgccccgtGGGCTGCGCCAAGTGTGCCCAGGGCTGCGTCTGCAAAGGGGCCTCGGACAAGTGCAGCTGCTGTGCCTGA